One Fibrobacter sp. UWH4 genomic region harbors:
- a CDS encoding RNA polymerase sigma factor, with protein MSKSRILTEQPPNWVEKVWRKNATQIYKLCCARSKDTDHAKDLFQEVALRFCRSANVLDHEKPIFPWFMTVIRNTHRDLHRKNRRIVRLTDVMESGAKYSAGKIEREICENRRFLFVRNQLDKLMKPLTAAEKMAVEFSSIGGIRAEEASLFCGTDKGTFFKRKASAFKKMREKRDIYLSLLKKSDSASPKLDDLLARASEFS; from the coding sequence ATGTCCAAATCAAGAATTTTAACAGAACAGCCTCCCAATTGGGTAGAAAAGGTGTGGCGCAAGAACGCTACTCAAATTTACAAACTCTGCTGCGCCCGGAGTAAGGATACCGACCACGCAAAGGATCTTTTTCAAGAGGTAGCCCTTCGATTCTGCCGATCGGCGAATGTCCTCGATCATGAAAAACCCATTTTTCCCTGGTTTATGACGGTTATCCGGAATACGCATCGCGATCTCCACCGCAAGAACCGCCGAATAGTCCGCCTTACGGATGTTATGGAATCGGGGGCAAAGTATTCTGCAGGGAAAATCGAGCGTGAAATATGCGAGAACCGTCGCTTCCTTTTTGTGCGTAACCAGCTAGACAAGTTGATGAAGCCTCTCACCGCAGCCGAGAAAATGGCGGTGGAGTTCTCGAGCATTGGCGGAATACGTGCCGAGGAGGCGAGTCTCTTTTGCGGCACGGACAAGGGTACATTCTTCAAGCGGAAGGCGTCGGCATTCAAAAAAATGCGCGAGAAGCGCGATATCTACCTGTCGTTATTGAAAAAGAGCGATTCTGCAAGCCCAAAATTAGATGACTTGCTCGCGCGTGCGAGTGAATTTTCGTAA
- a CDS encoding gliding motility-associated C-terminal domain-containing protein, which produces MKFSLIAIVLIFTVQLFAADRWGAFSDPFPIYDVVPYGDNGIMLATDGGLRFRTLEGDRVFLSHDGLETSAFYSVVSSPLGTFAVSEYGIVVAINGDGNTWRVLNRSYVKNNVRAVPRGAVLGKNILVIAFEDRLAFFDLFKSTSLLTVERIGNYPLQMNPLRQLAVHGDTLYVKTERASYSRVMDWDNLASDIHLSDAASWNLLAAENAVPEFAPWDSTKVVAGEEILTESFLFDNNGCRVRWTVRSKDGYFLVGPYTILFLHDQGTPRIVELPYERYTLGEAYELQAMPMGGILAASVDGKIGYAKTTGWREPEYVFGGLGNGFNAYSARMKVLSVLPDGTVFNHIWGFVYQIFSHWGTELEYSFKPTDGYCFDNYLENFPISQFVVPAPDNSGFLTATGSNSGYSIVYFTKNGDVRCAKNIGKEPVPGPMYATVDENGSWVIYVASKQGTALADLGGVDMYVFPAPRSNGGELSNGTSKTFRGINPAPLDMVYNSVKKRLWIVSMSNLAYLDTDRDSLIVPSSTNGLRGVEYTSIDADVHGNIWVGTTGHGVYRLTQKKSSPDTLSVVNYNSRNGLLSDNVSDVAIDAVDGIAWFAHERGISYYQRNDLKDASANLTDSTRVLFRAYPVPFRPKEHAFFIIEGFTENAVVSIYNRGGALIRTFKGDDVLGGRLEWNGRDKSGKLVAPGVYYYVVNNGPKKKKGKFIIVH; this is translated from the coding sequence GTGAAGTTTTCGCTAATTGCAATCGTGCTTATATTTACGGTTCAGCTGTTCGCCGCTGACCGTTGGGGAGCCTTTTCCGACCCGTTCCCCATTTATGATGTTGTTCCCTATGGTGACAACGGAATCATGCTCGCGACCGACGGGGGACTCCGTTTTCGCACCTTGGAGGGCGACCGTGTTTTTCTCTCGCACGACGGCTTGGAAACGTCGGCGTTCTATTCTGTCGTTTCCTCTCCGCTAGGGACATTCGCCGTTTCCGAATATGGTATCGTGGTGGCCATCAATGGCGATGGCAACACATGGCGGGTCCTCAACCGATCCTATGTCAAGAATAATGTCCGCGCGGTTCCCCGCGGGGCCGTTCTGGGGAAGAACATCCTGGTTATCGCGTTCGAAGACCGTCTTGCCTTTTTTGACCTTTTCAAGTCGACATCGCTCCTGACCGTCGAACGGATCGGTAACTATCCGCTGCAGATGAACCCGCTACGGCAACTGGCTGTACACGGGGACACTCTTTATGTCAAGACGGAACGGGCATCCTATTCCCGCGTCATGGACTGGGATAATCTGGCCTCGGACATTCACCTTAGCGATGCCGCTTCCTGGAACCTGCTCGCAGCGGAAAATGCAGTTCCCGAGTTCGCACCGTGGGATTCTACCAAGGTTGTTGCGGGTGAAGAGATTCTGACGGAATCGTTCCTGTTCGACAACAACGGTTGCCGTGTCCGCTGGACCGTGCGCTCGAAGGACGGGTACTTCCTGGTGGGGCCTTACACGATTTTGTTCTTGCATGACCAGGGAACTCCGAGAATTGTGGAGTTGCCTTACGAGCGCTACACCTTGGGCGAGGCCTACGAACTTCAGGCTATGCCTATGGGCGGAATCCTTGCCGCTTCTGTTGACGGAAAGATTGGCTATGCCAAAACGACGGGCTGGCGTGAGCCCGAATATGTCTTTGGCGGGCTGGGGAACGGCTTTAATGCCTATTCGGCTAGGATGAAGGTTTTGTCGGTTCTTCCGGACGGGACGGTGTTCAACCATATATGGGGCTTTGTTTACCAGATTTTTTCCCATTGGGGAACGGAGCTGGAGTATTCCTTTAAACCGACAGACGGGTACTGTTTTGATAACTATCTCGAGAACTTCCCCATTTCCCAGTTTGTGGTTCCCGCTCCCGACAATTCGGGATTCCTGACGGCGACGGGGAGCAACTCCGGTTACAGCATCGTTTACTTTACCAAGAATGGCGATGTCCGCTGCGCGAAGAATATCGGTAAGGAGCCGGTGCCCGGTCCGATGTACGCGACGGTCGACGAGAACGGTTCCTGGGTCATCTACGTGGCAAGCAAGCAAGGGACTGCTCTTGCCGACTTGGGCGGCGTGGATATGTACGTGTTTCCTGCCCCAAGGTCGAATGGTGGGGAACTTTCGAATGGGACTTCCAAGACTTTCAGGGGAATTAATCCTGCTCCCCTGGACATGGTTTACAACTCGGTCAAAAAACGCCTCTGGATAGTTTCTATGTCGAACCTGGCGTATCTTGATACCGATCGCGATAGCTTGATCGTTCCGTCTTCTACAAACGGTCTTCGCGGTGTCGAGTATACGTCGATCGATGCGGATGTCCACGGGAATATCTGGGTGGGCACTACGGGCCACGGGGTGTACCGCTTGACGCAAAAGAAGTCGTCTCCGGACACGCTTTCGGTTGTCAATTATAATTCCCGTAACGGCTTGCTCAGCGACAATGTTTCCGACGTGGCGATCGATGCCGTCGATGGTATCGCCTGGTTTGCGCACGAAAGGGGAATCAGTTACTACCAGCGCAACGACCTCAAGGATGCGAGTGCGAACTTGACGGATTCGACTCGGGTTCTGTTCCGGGCTTATCCGGTTCCCTTCAGGCCCAAGGAACACGCCTTCTTCATTATCGAGGGCTTTACGGAAAATGCAGTCGTGAGCATCTATAACCGCGGCGGTGCGCTCATCCGGACCTTTAAGGGCGACGATGTCCTGGGAGGTCGCCTTGAGTGGAACGGTAGGGACAAGAGCGGCAAGCTCGTGGCTCCGGGCGTCTACTATTATGTTGTCAATAACGGCCCCAAAAAGAAGAAGGGCAAGTTCATCATCGTTCATTAG
- a CDS encoding sugar-binding protein has product MRIPSFAIAAVLTSVSIASASFSDYRDRDVLRFTPKEPKPFQQNKDVASIVMREGIPRGGGYTYQYPRENPEPFMTDAAGAMEGDLAMQVELIASDYSGVAICIAGSVDLTPYFEDGALEFWIKGAEGGENALFVLLDDGVKSNGESLQVKLRSKSFGDITKEWKHFSIPLKTFGETGVYWDAKNTREVMLPFSWANFKGFRIEVRKDENTAFKVWLDDIVIKKTMPEYMGPANYPFRNEF; this is encoded by the coding sequence ATGCGAATACCATCTTTTGCTATCGCTGCAGTTTTGACATCAGTGTCCATTGCTTCGGCTAGTTTTAGTGATTACCGCGACCGTGACGTGTTGCGCTTTACTCCCAAGGAACCTAAGCCGTTCCAGCAGAATAAGGATGTCGCCTCGATTGTGATGCGCGAAGGCATTCCTCGCGGCGGTGGATACACCTACCAGTATCCCCGTGAAAACCCCGAACCGTTTATGACCGATGCCGCCGGTGCCATGGAAGGCGATCTGGCAATGCAGGTCGAACTTATTGCCAGTGACTATTCCGGCGTGGCTATCTGTATTGCGGGTTCTGTCGACCTGACCCCGTATTTCGAAGATGGTGCCCTGGAATTCTGGATCAAGGGTGCCGAAGGCGGTGAAAACGCCCTGTTTGTGCTTCTGGACGACGGCGTCAAGAGCAACGGCGAATCCCTCCAGGTGAAGCTCCGTTCCAAGAGCTTCGGTGACATTACCAAGGAATGGAAACACTTCAGCATCCCCCTCAAGACCTTCGGCGAGACCGGTGTGTACTGGGATGCCAAGAACACCCGCGAAGTCATGCTCCCGTTCAGCTGGGCAAACTTCAAGGGTTTCCGTATCGAAGTCCGTAAAGACGAAAACACCGCGTTTAAGGTCTGGCTGGATGATATCGTCATCAAGAAGACGATGCCTGAATACATGGGCCCGGCCAACTATCCGTTCCGCAATGAGTTTTAA
- a CDS encoding CCA tRNA nucleotidyltransferase, giving the protein MAKIQTLAGEWFEPDLPGRLLKIANDIREAGGRAYLVGGWVRDALLGKSCRDYDVEVYDMAQDALVPILSKYGRTNLVGKAFGVIHLAMKGLSLDFSFPRTESKVGYGHRGFVVHTDEKLSFKEAALRRDFTINAMGMELPDLTLCDPYGGIDDLKTHTLRHVGPAFAEDSLRILRGVQFASRFGCTLAPSTVELCRTLSLDDLSVERLFEEFKKWLLKPGKPSLGLKAFLDIKLDEYFPEIRPFENSWDALGAVLDSMASLRDACLARNGPCSLSEAQTMEFAFAALLAGSAETSLKFLERITNEVHLLKIVPPLLKSFREIAPSIVEDAPALRRLAVKLGGLKLLCLLVQCAPREFFATDCDFAEKLWRSAAEYDLLEAAPQPYLTGKMLMDLGVKPGKQMGDIIKASFELQLDGKIANAEAALAWAKEIIA; this is encoded by the coding sequence ATGGCAAAAATTCAGACTCTTGCCGGTGAATGGTTCGAACCGGATTTGCCGGGGCGCCTCCTCAAGATTGCAAACGATATCCGCGAAGCGGGTGGTCGCGCCTATTTGGTGGGCGGCTGGGTCCGCGACGCTCTTTTAGGCAAGTCCTGCCGCGATTACGACGTGGAAGTCTACGACATGGCGCAGGACGCGCTGGTCCCGATTCTTTCGAAGTACGGCCGCACGAATCTGGTCGGCAAGGCGTTCGGCGTCATTCACCTCGCCATGAAGGGGCTTTCGCTCGACTTCTCCTTCCCGCGTACCGAAAGCAAGGTCGGCTACGGGCACCGCGGCTTCGTGGTGCATACCGACGAAAAACTCAGCTTCAAGGAAGCGGCCCTCCGCCGCGATTTTACCATCAACGCCATGGGCATGGAACTGCCGGATCTCACGCTCTGCGATCCGTACGGCGGTATCGATGACCTGAAGACGCATACGCTGCGTCATGTGGGGCCTGCCTTTGCCGAAGACTCCCTGCGCATCTTGCGCGGCGTGCAATTTGCAAGCCGCTTCGGTTGCACGCTCGCGCCTTCTACGGTAGAACTATGCCGCACGCTTTCGCTGGACGACCTTTCTGTGGAACGCCTGTTCGAGGAATTCAAGAAGTGGCTTTTAAAGCCGGGCAAGCCTTCTCTTGGCCTAAAGGCTTTTTTGGATATCAAGCTCGACGAATATTTCCCCGAAATCCGTCCGTTCGAAAATTCCTGGGACGCGCTTGGCGCTGTCCTCGACAGCATGGCTTCGCTGCGCGACGCCTGCCTTGCGAGAAATGGCCCCTGCTCCCTTTCGGAAGCGCAGACGATGGAATTCGCCTTCGCGGCGCTTCTTGCGGGTAGCGCCGAAACTTCGCTAAAGTTCCTAGAACGCATCACGAACGAGGTGCATCTCCTGAAGATTGTCCCGCCGCTCCTGAAATCGTTCCGCGAAATCGCCCCTTCGATTGTGGAAGATGCTCCTGCACTCCGCCGCCTCGCGGTAAAGCTCGGCGGCCTGAAGCTCCTTTGCCTGCTGGTCCAATGCGCCCCTCGCGAATTCTTCGCAACCGACTGTGACTTCGCCGAAAAACTGTGGCGCTCCGCCGCCGAATACGACCTGCTCGAAGCAGCCCCGCAGCCCTACCTCACGGGCAAGATGCTCATGGACCTGGGCGTGAAACCGGGAAAGCAGATGGGTGACATCATCAAGGCGAGTTTCGAACTACAACTCGACGGCAAGATTGCGAATGCCGAAGCCGCCCTCGCCTGGGCGAAAGAGATTATTGCCTAG
- a CDS encoding glycosyltransferase — protein MGGIIIASLTALYVLLFLFFIIGVIRTHRYRGPKATPSVTVVVPMRNEEEFAQRTLEALAEQDYMGQWEVICVDDRSTDSTKEILEKFAATHPKFKVLSLSPDLPQIASPKKRALESAFKIAKYEVLLTMDADCIPRKSWITAMAGRFVDGICIVQGPKQNNGSRTMPHLYQKLETLGYTAMEAAGFSWGHPIVASAACLAYKKDLFFAVGGFGDLVNLSSGDDDMLIHKMMKIPGTKVCYNLDKDAVIETAPVHTWKQLFNQRARWSSNGTNYESKAYILMLTLIYTYYIWMFISPWCVLFLDCPWQWCVFSILPKVVVDFVFLMIASWKLHSKRKMLAFLPTEIIQIPMIVFAVPAGITGMFRWK, from the coding sequence ATGGGTGGTATTATCATCGCGAGCCTTACCGCATTATACGTGCTGTTGTTCCTATTCTTTATTATAGGAGTTATCCGCACGCACCGTTACAGGGGCCCGAAGGCTACTCCGAGTGTCACGGTCGTGGTGCCGATGAGGAACGAAGAGGAATTCGCGCAGCGCACGTTGGAAGCTCTAGCCGAGCAGGATTACATGGGCCAGTGGGAAGTGATTTGCGTCGACGACCGCTCGACGGATTCCACCAAGGAAATTCTCGAAAAGTTTGCGGCCACCCACCCGAAATTCAAAGTGCTTTCCCTTTCGCCGGATTTACCGCAGATTGCAAGCCCCAAGAAACGTGCGCTGGAAAGCGCTTTCAAGATTGCTAAGTACGAAGTGCTTTTGACCATGGACGCCGACTGCATCCCGCGCAAGAGCTGGATTACCGCGATGGCGGGCCGCTTTGTAGACGGTATATGCATTGTGCAGGGGCCCAAGCAGAACAACGGTAGCCGTACGATGCCGCACCTTTACCAGAAACTGGAAACGCTCGGCTACACCGCCATGGAAGCCGCCGGATTCAGCTGGGGACACCCCATCGTAGCAAGCGCCGCCTGCCTTGCCTACAAAAAGGATTTGTTCTTTGCCGTGGGCGGTTTCGGCGACTTGGTGAACCTTTCGAGCGGCGACGACGACATGCTCATCCACAAGATGATGAAAATCCCCGGCACCAAGGTCTGTTACAACCTGGACAAGGACGCCGTGATCGAAACGGCCCCGGTACACACCTGGAAGCAGCTCTTTAACCAACGCGCCCGCTGGAGCAGCAACGGCACCAACTACGAAAGCAAGGCATACATCCTGATGCTCACGCTGATTTACACCTACTACATCTGGATGTTCATTAGCCCCTGGTGCGTGCTCTTTTTGGATTGCCCGTGGCAGTGGTGCGTATTCAGCATCTTGCCGAAGGTGGTCGTGGACTTTGTGTTCCTGATGATCGCTTCTTGGAAGTTGCATTCCAAGCGCAAGATGCTTGCGTTCTTGCCCACCGAAATCATCCAGATTCCGATGATTGTGTTCGCCGTGCCGGCAGGCATTACGGGCATGTTCAGGTGGAAGTAA
- the lpxA gene encoding acyl-ACP--UDP-N-acetylglucosamine O-acyltransferase — MIHPSAFVHPQAKVHESAVIGPWCLVDAGAEIAEGVVLESRVHVYGGVSIGKNTHVYDGAILGGPPQDLKYAGEPTRLEIGENCTIREYCTLNRGTVQGGGCTRVASKVLVMAYSHIAHDCDIRTGVVIANSCQLGGHVRIGEYATIGGVTAIQQRNQVGAYAFVGGTHKVDRDVPPCAKASGNPIRFGALNLHALRLHPESFPEERIQALSRAYRELYRSGRPVAEVIEEFRNGPEPLFREFFDEHWGGTLVRP, encoded by the coding sequence ATGATCCATCCTTCCGCATTTGTTCATCCGCAGGCCAAAGTCCACGAATCCGCCGTTATTGGCCCTTGGTGTCTGGTCGATGCTGGTGCCGAAATTGCTGAAGGAGTCGTTCTGGAATCCCGCGTACATGTTTACGGAGGGGTTTCCATCGGCAAGAATACGCATGTGTATGACGGTGCAATCCTCGGTGGCCCTCCGCAAGACTTGAAGTATGCGGGCGAACCGACCCGTCTCGAAATTGGCGAAAACTGCACCATCCGCGAATATTGCACGCTAAACCGCGGTACGGTGCAGGGGGGCGGTTGTACCCGTGTGGCTAGCAAAGTGCTTGTGATGGCCTATTCGCATATCGCCCATGACTGTGACATCCGCACGGGCGTCGTTATCGCAAACAGCTGCCAACTGGGCGGCCACGTGCGTATCGGTGAATATGCGACTATCGGTGGCGTTACCGCCATCCAGCAGCGCAATCAGGTGGGCGCCTACGCTTTCGTGGGTGGCACGCACAAGGTGGATCGCGACGTTCCGCCGTGCGCCAAGGCGTCCGGCAACCCCATTCGCTTCGGTGCGCTGAACCTGCATGCCCTGCGGCTGCATCCGGAAAGTTTCCCCGAAGAACGCATTCAGGCGCTTTCCCGCGCCTACCGCGAACTTTACCGCAGCGGGCGCCCCGTTGCCGAGGTCATCGAGGAATTCCGGAACGGCCCGGAGCCCCTTTTCCGAGAATTTTTCGACGAACACTGGGGCGGCACCCTCGTCCGTCCCTAA
- a CDS encoding glycoside hydrolase family 5 protein has protein sequence MNIKNTSLTLLAALAFSLSACGGSDGDGNITAAQKDSKEDSSSSISSGSQTPQKQAIDYSLGKAMNARIGKGINMGNTFDATCESCWGAGPVELSQVQAIAAAGFNSIRLPVRWDLEAENEAPYTIAPEYLARVKEVVGWINAAGLVAIINMHHHQSFLTDTDAANQDAHIARIAGIWQQVATYFADVSDQWLVFELFNEPREGVTPDAHNKMIATVFPIIRQLNPGRTVMFGCNDYNAYTGIRKLQLPADGNIIFTPHYYVPAQYALQGENYQCPETITTWEGTTSEITKMTEDFEKMRSLADELYPGGLPINIGEFGATECGGIKSRVKWVQQFVKLAKQYNVSWNYWGFTNVGGYEIFDKELGTWADTETLNALLK, from the coding sequence ATGAATATCAAGAACACATCCCTTACTTTATTGGCGGCGCTCGCTTTCTCGCTTAGCGCCTGTGGCGGCTCCGATGGCGATGGCAACATTACCGCGGCCCAAAAGGATTCGAAAGAAGACTCTTCTAGCAGTATTTCTAGCGGATCCCAGACCCCACAAAAACAGGCCATCGACTACTCCCTGGGCAAAGCGATGAACGCCCGCATCGGCAAGGGCATCAACATGGGCAACACCTTCGATGCCACCTGCGAAAGCTGCTGGGGCGCAGGTCCCGTGGAACTGAGTCAGGTGCAGGCGATTGCCGCCGCCGGGTTCAACTCCATCCGCCTCCCGGTCCGTTGGGACCTGGAAGCTGAAAACGAAGCGCCCTACACCATCGCACCCGAATATCTCGCCCGCGTGAAGGAAGTGGTCGGCTGGATCAACGCCGCAGGACTCGTGGCCATTATCAACATGCACCACCACCAGTCTTTCCTGACGGACACGGACGCCGCCAACCAAGATGCGCACATCGCCCGCATCGCAGGCATCTGGCAACAGGTCGCCACCTACTTTGCCGACGTGAGCGACCAGTGGCTGGTATTCGAACTGTTCAACGAACCGAGAGAAGGCGTCACGCCGGATGCCCATAACAAGATGATCGCGACCGTGTTCCCGATTATTAGGCAGCTGAATCCCGGAAGGACCGTTATGTTCGGCTGCAACGACTACAACGCCTATACAGGTATCCGCAAGCTGCAGCTCCCCGCAGACGGCAACATCATCTTTACACCGCATTACTACGTTCCGGCACAGTACGCCTTGCAGGGCGAAAACTATCAGTGCCCCGAAACGATTACAACATGGGAAGGCACGACCAGCGAAATCACCAAAATGACGGAAGACTTCGAAAAGATGCGCAGCCTTGCCGACGAACTCTATCCGGGCGGACTCCCCATCAACATCGGCGAATTCGGCGCAACGGAATGCGGCGGAATCAAATCAAGAGTCAAGTGGGTCCAGCAATTCGTAAAGCTCGCCAAGCAGTATAACGTCAGCTGGAACTACTGGGGATTCACCAACGTGGGCGGCTACGAAATCTTCGACAAGGAACTCGGAACCTGGGCCGATACCGAAACCCTGAACGCACTGCTTAAGTAA
- a CDS encoding cellulase family glycosylhydrolase produces the protein MSIAKKMTGFLLAASLCSFAGPVSHFGKLVSCGSDICGEKTGTSTPIQLKGPSLFWSTGDPAVLFDPITVDWFTLNFGISVIRAPMAIKYYAENSQPIAASDGADKMVTSYGYLSTPDGGSNYKLLTKNLIKKIVDAAIENDIYVIVDWHSHNAHSETSEAANFFKEMATEYKDVPNLIWEIYNEPVSASASQINSYAETVTAAIRGTGNENLVIVGTNFYSSKPNEQAAQGLHNKYKNIAYTLHFYAAANHNSYQSNKASGAPTFITEWGATGADGNGGVSDASGWRSWMDQNKVSGCMWFAGADDQTSAMFPTGANTANLDNYLSSFSGTSSTAGVFAAFMGTNKWTSFVPSSHPMGNTIKASIAEGASKTFSTELGIRGTISEVSTNSGTVTKTDNSITFQSAEFGSPEKVVINYSVTSGDVTTKERIVITITDRKPILKDTTIAVSYKKATKLTLAKLGAVNPLSKGASGLSVTAAEVTAGQAAVVGDTIVFTPAGEGQVTLTYTAKNAKGSATGKVTLICGNMAPTIYAKANMGSKPNTAPVEITLVTMRANDVDGDAVKFRIGYLDPNYPGTLAMSEDSTKLIYTPDGAHTGSVTILSILTDGVADSKIGSAVFNLTGSGSPISVVAPTTIPADVYVPVSIKQVAAPSIASSLKVGRENVTLGLVKSGRVVVDIYSVNGLRVKTLLDQNLSAGVHTVGFDASSIPAGTYIVRMRQGSITKSQWFVNR, from the coding sequence ATGTCCATAGCAAAGAAAATGACCGGCTTCCTCCTGGCGGCATCCTTGTGCTCGTTCGCGGGTCCGGTGAGCCACTTTGGCAAATTGGTGTCTTGCGGATCTGACATCTGTGGTGAAAAAACGGGTACTTCCACTCCCATTCAGCTCAAGGGACCCAGCCTTTTCTGGTCTACGGGCGATCCGGCTGTCCTTTTTGACCCGATTACGGTGGACTGGTTCACGCTCAATTTCGGAATCAGTGTCATTCGTGCCCCGATGGCTATCAAGTACTATGCCGAAAATTCTCAGCCGATTGCTGCATCCGATGGCGCCGACAAGATGGTGACGAGCTATGGTTACCTCTCTACGCCCGATGGCGGTAGCAACTATAAGCTCTTGACCAAGAATTTAATCAAGAAGATTGTGGATGCCGCTATCGAAAACGACATCTACGTGATTGTGGACTGGCATTCCCATAATGCACATTCTGAAACCTCCGAAGCCGCCAATTTCTTTAAGGAAATGGCCACGGAATACAAGGATGTCCCGAACCTGATTTGGGAAATCTATAACGAACCGGTTAGTGCCTCTGCAAGCCAGATCAATTCCTATGCGGAGACCGTAACGGCGGCTATCCGTGGTACGGGTAACGAAAACCTGGTGATTGTCGGTACGAACTTCTATTCTTCCAAGCCCAATGAACAGGCTGCACAGGGCTTGCACAATAAGTACAAGAATATTGCCTATACGCTGCACTTCTATGCTGCTGCAAACCATAACAGCTATCAGAGTAACAAGGCGTCTGGTGCTCCCACGTTTATTACGGAATGGGGCGCAACCGGTGCCGACGGTAATGGCGGCGTGAGCGATGCTTCTGGATGGCGTTCCTGGATGGACCAGAACAAGGTGAGCGGCTGTATGTGGTTCGCCGGTGCAGATGACCAGACTTCTGCCATGTTCCCGACTGGTGCCAACACGGCAAACCTGGATAACTACCTGAGCAGTTTCTCTGGAACGAGCTCCACGGCAGGCGTCTTTGCTGCCTTTATGGGGACCAACAAGTGGACTTCTTTCGTGCCTTCTTCTCACCCGATGGGTAATACCATCAAGGCTTCCATTGCCGAAGGTGCTTCCAAGACCTTCTCGACAGAACTTGGTATCCGCGGTACGATTTCCGAGGTATCCACGAATTCCGGTACCGTAACCAAGACGGACAACTCCATTACTTTCCAGAGTGCCGAATTCGGTTCTCCTGAAAAGGTTGTTATCAATTATTCTGTGACTTCCGGAGACGTTACGACCAAGGAACGCATCGTGATCACGATCACGGACCGTAAGCCGATTCTCAAGGATACTACGATTGCTGTCAGCTACAAGAAGGCTACTAAGCTCACGCTTGCAAAGCTCGGTGCTGTCAACCCGCTTTCCAAGGGTGCATCTGGTCTTTCTGTGACTGCTGCCGAAGTGACTGCCGGTCAGGCTGCCGTTGTGGGTGATACCATCGTCTTTACTCCGGCTGGCGAAGGTCAAGTGACCTTGACCTATACGGCCAAGAATGCTAAGGGCTCCGCAACGGGTAAGGTCACTCTCATTTGCGGTAACATGGCTCCGACGATTTACGCCAAGGCCAATATGGGCAGCAAACCCAATACCGCTCCTGTCGAAATTACGCTCGTGACGATGCGTGCAAACGATGTCGACGGCGATGCAGTCAAGTTCAGGATCGGTTATCTGGACCCGAACTATCCGGGTACCCTTGCCATGAGCGAAGACAGCACCAAGCTCATTTATACCCCCGATGGCGCTCATACGGGTAGTGTGACTATCCTGTCGATCTTGACCGATGGCGTTGCCGATTCCAAGATTGGTTCTGCAGTGTTCAACTTGACGGGTAGCGGTTCGCCGATTTCTGTGGTGGCCCCGACGACGATTCCTGCCGATGTGTATGTGCCGGTATCGATCAAGCAGGTCGCCGCACCGTCTATCGCTTCCAGCCTCAAGGTCGGTCGCGAAAACGTGACCCTGGGCCTCGTCAAGTCCGGCCGAGTCGTCGTGGATATCTACAGTGTCAATGGCCTCCGCGTCAAGACACTGCTTGACCAGAACCTTTCTGCTGGTGTGCACACCGTCGGTTTCGATGCTTCGAGCATCCCGGCTGGCACCTACATCGTGCGCATGCGTCAGGGTTCGATCACCAAGTCTCAGTGGTTCGTAAACCGCTAA